One genomic window of Campylobacter curvus includes the following:
- the atpG gene encoding ATP synthase F1 subunit gamma codes for MSNLKDIKRKIKSVQNTQKTTRAMKLVSTAKLRKAEEAARYSRVYALKINEVLSEIAYKINQYASVVSESKFFDIKENIEKVDIIFVTADKGLCGGFNVQTIKTVRHMIDEFKAKKIKVRLRAVGKKGIEFFNFQGVDLLETYIGASSSPTYEKAQNIIKDAIDDFVNGVTDKVILVHNGYKNMISQEIRVNDIVPIEPSKIIGVETNSLMEFEPEDNYSKILDELLTKYFEYSMYYSLIDSLAAEHSARMQAMDNATNNAKERVKQLNLAYNKARQESITTELIEIISGVESMK; via the coding sequence ATGTCAAATTTAAAAGATATAAAACGAAAGATCAAGAGCGTCCAAAACACTCAAAAGACGACGCGTGCGATGAAGCTCGTCTCTACCGCCAAGCTTAGAAAAGCGGAAGAGGCGGCACGCTACTCCAGGGTCTATGCGCTTAAGATCAATGAAGTTTTATCAGAGATAGCTTATAAGATAAATCAATACGCTTCGGTCGTTTCCGAGAGTAAATTTTTCGATATCAAAGAAAATATCGAAAAGGTTGATATCATATTCGTTACCGCTGATAAGGGGCTTTGCGGTGGATTTAACGTCCAGACCATTAAAACCGTAAGGCATATGATAGATGAATTTAAAGCCAAGAAGATTAAAGTTCGCTTACGTGCCGTCGGCAAAAAAGGCATAGAATTTTTTAATTTTCAAGGTGTAGATCTGCTTGAGACGTATATAGGCGCTAGTTCTTCTCCGACTTACGAGAAAGCACAAAATATCATCAAAGATGCCATAGATGATTTCGTGAACGGGGTCACAGACAAGGTTATTTTAGTCCACAACGGCTATAAAAATATGATCTCTCAAGAAATCAGAGTAAATGACATCGTGCCTATTGAGCCGTCCAAGATCATCGGCGTAGAGACGAATTCTTTGATGGAATTCGAGCCTGAGGATAATTATTCTAAAATTTTGGATGAATTATTAACAAAATATTTTGAATACAGTATGTATTATTCTTTGATTGATTCACTTGCTGCCGAGCATAGTGCGAGGATGCAAGCGATGGACAATGCGACGAATAATGCTAAAGAGCGTGTAAAACAACT
- the atpA gene encoding F0F1 ATP synthase subunit alpha, with protein MSAKIKADEISAIIKERIENFDLSVDVEETGKVISVADGVANVYGLKNIMAGEMVEFEGGEKGMALNLEESSVGIVILGKTSGITEGSSVKRLKKLLRVPVGDALIGRVVNSLGEPIDAKGPIEATETRFVEEKAKGIMARKSVHEPLQTGIKAIDALVPIGRGQRELIIGDRQTGKTTVAIDTIINQKGQDVICIYVAIGQKQSTVAQVVKKLEEYGAMDYTIVVNAGASDAAALQYLAPYAGVTMGEYFRDNSRHALIIYDDLSKHAVAYREMSLILRRPPGREAYPGDVFYLHSRLLERASKLNDALGAGSLTALPIIETQAGDVSAYIPTNVISITDGQIFLESDLFNSGIRPAINVGLSVSRVGGAAQIKATKQVSGNLRLDLAQYRELQAFAQFASDLDESSRKQLERGQKMVEVLKQPPYSPLSVENQVVIIFAGSKGYLDDIATASVTKFEAELYPYIEAKYPEIFEQIRTKKVLDKEIEELLHKALKDFKATFSVA; from the coding sequence GTGAGTGCAAAAATTAAAGCTGACGAAATTAGCGCTATAATCAAAGAGCGAATCGAAAATTTTGATCTAAGCGTCGACGTCGAAGAAACAGGCAAAGTCATCTCTGTCGCTGACGGTGTCGCAAATGTTTATGGTCTTAAAAATATCATGGCCGGCGAGATGGTAGAATTTGAGGGCGGCGAAAAAGGCATGGCTCTCAACCTTGAAGAAAGTAGCGTAGGTATCGTTATTTTAGGCAAAACTAGCGGTATAACCGAAGGAAGCTCTGTTAAAAGGCTTAAAAAGCTTTTACGCGTCCCTGTCGGCGATGCTTTGATCGGACGCGTCGTAAATTCACTTGGTGAACCGATCGATGCAAAAGGACCGATCGAAGCTACCGAAACTCGCTTCGTCGAGGAAAAAGCCAAAGGTATCATGGCTAGAAAATCAGTCCATGAGCCGCTACAAACCGGTATCAAGGCCATCGACGCACTTGTGCCGATCGGCCGCGGGCAACGTGAGCTGATTATCGGTGACCGTCAAACCGGCAAAACGACCGTCGCGATAGATACTATCATCAATCAAAAAGGACAAGACGTCATTTGTATTTACGTTGCCATCGGACAAAAACAATCAACCGTCGCACAAGTCGTTAAAAAACTCGAAGAATATGGCGCTATGGACTACACGATAGTCGTAAATGCCGGTGCGTCTGATGCCGCTGCGCTTCAATATCTCGCACCGTATGCTGGCGTAACGATGGGCGAATACTTCCGTGACAACTCACGCCACGCGCTAATCATCTATGATGATCTATCAAAGCATGCCGTCGCATATCGCGAGATGTCTTTGATCTTGCGCCGCCCACCTGGCCGCGAAGCTTATCCTGGTGACGTATTTTATCTACACTCACGCCTTTTGGAACGCGCCAGTAAGCTAAATGACGCTTTGGGCGCCGGTTCGCTTACGGCTTTGCCTATCATCGAGACGCAAGCGGGCGACGTTTCGGCATATATCCCGACAAACGTCATTTCTATCACCGACGGGCAAATTTTCCTTGAGAGCGATCTTTTTAACTCCGGTATCCGTCCTGCGATCAACGTCGGACTTTCAGTCTCACGTGTCGGTGGTGCGGCTCAGATAAAAGCGACGAAGCAAGTTTCTGGTAATTTAAGGCTTGACTTGGCGCAATATCGCGAACTTCAAGCGTTCGCTCAATTTGCAAGCGACCTTGACGAGAGCTCAAGAAAGCAGCTAGAGCGCGGACAAAAGATGGTCGAAGTGCTTAAACAGCCTCCGTATTCTCCTTTGTCGGTCGAAAATCAAGTCGTCATCATATTTGCCGGATCTAAAGGCTATCTTGATGATATCGCGACAGCCAGTGTTACAAAATTTGAAGCGGAGCTTTATCCATATATAGAGGCAAAATATCCTGAAATTTTCGAACAAATCAGGACGAAAAAAGTTCTTGATAAAGAGATAGAAGAGCTTTTACATAAGGCACTGAAAGACTTTAAAGCGACTTTCTCGGTCGCATAA
- a CDS encoding F0F1 ATP synthase subunit delta, with amino-acid sequence MNEVVAKKYVKAILSDVNSAQLAKFISNLSEISAAFEIEKFRNIISLPTLKNSAKAEFILSLVQDPSENFKNFIKLLGANKRLSLIPAILNEIKSEQALLDNIYHGSVYGNFELNGEQLSALEDKFSKRFDAKVKLEGSKSDYNGIKVELDDLGVEASFSMDRLKTQMSEYILKAI; translated from the coding sequence ATGAATGAAGTAGTAGCAAAAAAATATGTCAAAGCCATTTTGAGCGATGTAAATTCCGCCCAACTGGCTAAATTTATATCAAACCTCAGTGAAATTTCAGCTGCTTTTGAAATAGAAAAATTTAGAAATATAATAAGCCTTCCTACCTTGAAAAATTCCGCAAAAGCGGAATTTATACTATCTTTAGTGCAAGATCCAAGTGAAAATTTCAAAAATTTCATCAAGCTGCTTGGAGCGAACAAAAGGCTTAGCCTCATACCAGCCATACTAAACGAGATAAAGAGCGAACAAGCGTTGCTGGATAATATCTATCACGGTAGCGTTTATGGAAATTTTGAGCTAAATGGCGAGCAATTAAGCGCCCTTGAAGATAAATTTTCGAAGCGCTTTGATGCTAAGGTCAAGCTTGAGGGCTCAAAGAGCGACTACAACGGTATCAAGGTAGAGCTGGACGATTTGGGAGTCGAGGCGAGCTTTTCTATGGATAGGCTCAAAACCCAAATGAGTGAATATATATTAAAAGCAATTTAA
- a CDS encoding F0F1 ATP synthase subunit B yields MRIKILLLVLPFFAFASEHGGANYDIIERALNFLLFFGILLYFIAKPLKDLYQSRIDKIAAKLESIQEKLRASKLKKDDALKRVEEAKLNASSLVETARKEAVNLAQKVKKDAELEMANIQKSFKDQKDFEERKTTKNVVSEILNDIFASDSLKVDQKELINIILKKVG; encoded by the coding sequence ATGAGGATCAAAATTTTACTTCTTGTTTTGCCATTTTTTGCTTTTGCTAGCGAGCATGGCGGAGCGAACTACGATATCATCGAAAGAGCTCTGAATTTTCTATTATTTTTTGGAATTTTGCTGTATTTCATCGCTAAGCCTCTAAAAGATCTCTATCAAAGCAGGATAGACAAGATAGCGGCCAAATTGGAAAGTATCCAAGAAAAGCTTCGCGCTTCAAAGCTCAAAAAAGACGATGCCTTAAAACGTGTCGAAGAGGCGAAACTAAATGCGAGCAGTCTAGTCGAAACGGCCAGGAAAGAGGCGGTAAATTTAGCCCAAAAGGTGAAAAAAGACGCTGAGCTTGAGATGGCAAATATCCAAAAAAGCTTTAAAGATCAAAAAGACTTCGAGGAGCGCAAGACTACAAAAAATGTCGTGAGCGAAATTTTAAATGATATTTTTGCCAGCGACAGCCTAAAAGTCGATCAAAAAGAGCTCATAAATATCATACTTAAAAAGGTCGGCTGA
- a CDS encoding FoF1 ATP synthase subunit B', with protein sequence MLEIDVPLVILTAVVFLALIAILNPLLYKPMLKFMDDRNASIKEDEENTSKNASDLSVHEKEIENIILNARAEANKIRQDALSAAKEAALKEIEAKKSALEADYEAFLNALSTQKDELKADLSSRLPELKAALNAKLAKI encoded by the coding sequence ATGTTAGAGATAGATGTGCCTCTAGTCATCTTGACGGCTGTCGTTTTCTTGGCTCTAATCGCTATTTTAAATCCTCTGCTTTATAAACCTATGCTCAAATTTATGGACGATAGAAATGCGTCTATAAAGGAGGACGAGGAGAATACGAGCAAAAATGCAAGCGATCTTAGCGTGCATGAAAAGGAGATCGAAAATATCATATTAAACGCCAGAGCCGAAGCCAACAAAATAAGACAAGATGCGCTTAGTGCGGCAAAAGAGGCTGCGCTTAAAGAGATCGAGGCTAAAAAGTCTGCACTTGAGGCGGATTATGAAGCGTTTTTGAATGCTTTAAGTACTCAAAAAGACGAGCTTAAAGCCGATCTGTCTTCGAGATTGCCCGAGCTTAAAGCGGCGTTAAACGCCAAGCTGGCTAAAATTTAA